From the genome of Nocardia mangyaensis:
TCAACACCAGTTCCGGCTTGCGCAGGATCAGGCGGGCTGCCAGGAATACGCCGGCGCAGGTGAAGAACGGAACGCCCAGCACACTCGCGACGAGCGGAAACAGCGGAGCGTCACCGGACAGCACAACCCAGATGCCGCCCGCGACGAGAGCGGCCGCTCCCGCGATCATCCCCACCAGGTACAGCACCGACGGGTAGTAGTACGTGGCCGGTCGCGGCACTCCCCCAGAACTCATGCCCGCAGTGTAATTCTCCGCTCACCCCACCCGCAGCCCATGACTGCTGGGGGGTGAACCACCCCTTTCCGGGGGTGCCCGGCGTGTGATGCCGATCACTACCCTTCCAACATCCTGGCGGACAGTTCGAGTGCCGCTACGAGCTTGGAGGAAAACGGTGACTCTCACGAGTAAGGCTGGGCCGCCGCCGGAGCGAGCGGCCGAGAAGCCGACCAGCGTACGCAAAGTCGCGATTGCCAGTTGTATCGGCACGACCATCGAGTTCTACGACTTCTTCATCTACGGCACCGCGGCCGCGCTGGTGTTTCCCACCGTGTTCTTCCCGGCGCTGGGAGCGACTGCCGGGACGGTCGCGTCGTTCGCGACCTTCGCCGTCGCCTTCATCGCTCGGCCTGCCGGTTCGATGCTGTTCGGTCATTTCGGCGATCGGATCGGGCGGAAGAAGACGCTCATCTCGACGTTGCTGCTGATGGGCTTGTCCACCTTGCTCATCGGACTGCTGCCCGGCGCGAGCACGATCGGTGTCGCGGCGCCGATACTCCTTGTGCTGCTGCGGTTCTGCCAGGGCTTCGCCGTCGGCGGCGAGTGGGCGGGCGCCACGCTGCTCACCGCCGAGTACGCACCACCGGGCCAACGCGGGAAATACGCGCTCTTCCCACAGATCGGGCCCGCGATCGCCTTCTTGTTGTCGTGCGGGACCTTCTTGATCACCGGCGCCGTCCTCGGCGACACCGACAGCGCGTTCCTCGACTACGGGTGGCGAATTCCGTTCATCTTCTCGATCGTGCTCGTCGCGATCGGCCTCTACATGCGCCTCGCCATCGAGGAGACTCCGGTGTTCCGCGCACAGCAGAAGCAGGAGCAGACCGACGAGTCGACGTCACCGAAGCGGTTGCCGTTCCTGGACGCCTGGCAGGAACAGCGCAAGGAGATCCTGCTCGCGGCGGGTTCGATCGCGATGCTGTTCGCGATGTTCTACATGGGTACCGCGTACCTCACCAGTTACGGAACCAAGACACTCGGACACGACCGGCCCTTCGTCCTGCTGGTCGGCGTCGGTTCCGCCGTGGTCTTCGGGGCGACGACGGTCGTATCAGCCCTCTACTCCGACCGGATCGGGCGGCGCGTGGTGATCATGACGTCGTGTGCCGCGGCCATCGTCTGGTCGCTCGCGCTGTTCCCGCTGATCGACACCGGCTCGCCCGTGGCCTTCGCGATCGGGGTGGCGATCACGCTCGCCATCTTCGGCATCGCCTACGGCCCTTGCGGCGCACTGCTTCCCGAGCTGTTCCACACCCGGTACCGCTACACGGGCGCCGGTCTGGGCTACAACCTGGCCGGGGTGCTGGGTGGCGCGATTCCGCCGCTGATCGCCACACCGCTCGCCGCGGCATACGGCAGCATCGCGATCGGTGTGATGCTCGCGGTCCTCGGCGTCGTCAGCCTGATCTGCACGTGGGCTCTGGCCGAAACGAAAGACGCTGTGCTGTAAGCGAAGACAGGTCAGGGGCGGTTGCCGGGTCAGGCAACCGCCCCTGGCGCTAACTCAGTGCGTGGTCGAGATCGCCGAGGAGGTCTTCGAGGTCCTCGAGGCCGACGGAGATGCGAACCACGCCGTCGCTCAGGCCGATCGAGGCGCGGCCGTCCGGACCCATCGCCCGGTGGGTGGTGGTGGCGGGGTGGGTGATGAGGGTCTTCGCGTCACCGAGGTTGTTGGAGATGTCGATGATGCGCAGCCGGTTCAGCACCTCGAAGGCGCGCTTCTTGCCGTCAGCGCCCGCGAGTTCGAAGGTGACGACGGTGCCGCCGCCCGACATCTGCTCGATGGCCAGGGCATGCTGCGGATGTGATTCCAGGAAGGGGTATTTCACCCAGTTCACCGACTTGTTGGTCGCCAGGAACTCGGCGACCTTCAGTGCGGAATCGGTGGACTGGCGCACCCGCAGCGGCATGGTTTCCAGGCCCTTGAGCAGGGTCCAGGCGTTGAAGGGACTCAGGGCGGGACCGGTGTGGCGCATCAGGGTTTTGACGGGGCCGTCGATGTAGTCCTTGGAACCGAGGATGGCGCCGCCGAGAACGCGGCCCTGCCCGTCGATGTGCTTGGTGCCGGAGTAGACGACCACGTCGGCGCCGAGTTCGAAGCCGCGCTGCAGCAAGGGGGTGGCGAAGACGTTGTCCAGCACCACTTTCGCGCCCGCGGCATGCGCGAGCTCGGTGACTCTACGCACGTCGACCAGGGTCTGCATCGGATTCGCGGGGGTCTCGAAGAAGACGGCCTGGGTGGGCACCGAGAGCGCCTGCTCCCACTGCTCGAGGTCGTCACCGTCGACGAAGACCGTCTCGATGCCCCAGCGCGGCAGGATCTCGTTGCACACCACGAAGCAGGAACCGAACAGGCTGCGCGCGGCGACGAGCCGGTCGCCCGCCTTCAGCAGCGCGCCGAGCGCGGTGAACACCGCGGACATGCCCGAGGCGGTCGCGAAGGCCGCTTCGGCGCCGTCGAGCAGCCGGATGCGCTCCTCGAACATCGACACGGTCGGATTGCCGTAGCGGGAGTAGACGAAGTGCTCGACCTCGCCGGTGAACGCGGCCTCGGCGGCCTCGGCGCTCTCGTAGACGAATCCGGAGGTCAGGTACAGCGCCTCGGAGGTCTCCTCGAAACCCGAGCGGCGCAGGCCGCCACGGACGCCGAGAGTGGCGGGGCCGACGCCCTCGGGCAGTGGCTTGTCGAACGAACCACCGGTGATCATGCTGTTCTCCCTATGCCTGACGCCACGGCAGGCCGACGGCGCGCCAGCCGGCGCTCCCACGCTGTCCGAACACGTCGGGACCGCCTTCGAAACCGTCGAGCACGTTGTAGGACGGGGCGATGCCCGCCGCGGTCGCCAGGTTCGCCGCGTGCGCGGAGCGCTGACCCGAACGACACAGGAACACCACGGGCGCGTCCGCGGGGCGCTCACCCAGGGCCTGTTCGAGTTGTGCGCCGAACTTCGGATTGCGGGTGCCGGTGCCGTCGACCCACTCGATGAAATGCGCCGGGCGTTCGATGGAACTGGTGTCGGGGATGCCGATCTGGGCCCACTCACCCTCGGTGCGCACGTCCACGAGTACCGCGTCGGGATGCTCGCTCAGGATCTCCCACGCCTGCTCGGGGGTGATGTCGCCAGCGTAAGTCATGTCGCCTCCTACTGAATCCGCTCTTGCCGTGGCGGGAATCCGGCACACGGCCAGGTCGTCACCCGGAGCACCCCGCCGCGGAGGAGGGTTGCCGACCAGCGAGCCGGGGCTTGACGCTGGCACTCATGACCTTGCGATCCGAGATTGCCTCGCCACAGGTCACCGTGTCAAACAGTTCAGTGCGTGCAGACCAGCCAGTCGCCATCGACGCGAGTCAGCGTCCAGGTGCTCATCGAGTCGTTGCCGTCGACCTGGACGGTCGCGTCGACCTTGGCCCTGTCGCCGTTGACGGTCGGGTTCGCGAAACCCTTCTTGTCGATCGACACAGCCGATTCCGGGCCGCCGAGCCGCTGGGTGAGGCCGGATTCCTCCTCGTCGAAGCCGGGGCACGCGACACCCGGCGGCGGACGCAGCTCGCTGCGCGAACGCGCGTCTATATAGTTGGTGACGGCAGCCGCGAGACGATCGGCCTCTGTGACATTTTTCTCAGCGGGTGAGAGCAGCCCACCGAGCACGATGCCGATGAGCACCACGATCGCCACCACCGCGGCCGCGACGAACGGGACGATGGAACGCTTGTCGGTCTGATCCACCACGATGGGCTGGTCATCCGAGCCTGTTTGCTCATCGTTCATGCTGTAATCCTGACAGACCCGGCCCGGACAACCACACCGCACGCCGGGTGGCCACAACGCCGCAGATAGAATCGCCGTCGTGCGGCCTGCTGCCGACGTCGATGGCAGCTGCCAGCAGCCGGATAGTCAAGTTAGCCTAGGCTGAATTGACGCCGTCAACAGTTCTCGACCAAAGGGTGCGCGTAGAAATGACCGAACAAAGTGCTCAGTCCACTGGCGATGTTCGCGATCCCTCCGTGGGTACGCAGGCTGCCGCCTCCGGGCCTGACGCGAACACCGCGACGACCCGCCCGCTTCGCATCGCGATCGTGGGCGCGGGCCCGGCCGGTATCTACGCCGCCGACGCATTGATGAAGTCCGACGCCGAGGTCTCGATCGACCTCTACGAACGCATGCCCGCACCGTTCGGGCTGATCCGCTACGGCGTCGCCCCCGACCACCCGCGGATCAAGGGCATCATCACCGCCCTGCACAAGGTCCTCGACAAAGACCAGGTCCGCCTGCTCGGCAACATCGACTACGGCACCGACATCACCCTCGATGACCTGCGTCAGTTCTACGACGCGGTGATCTTCTCCACCGGCGCCAACGCCGACCGCGCCTTGGCGATCCCGGGTATCGACCTCGACGGCTCCTACGGTGCCGCGGACTTCGTGTCCTGGTACGACGGACACCCCGACGTGCCCCGCGCGTGGCCGCTGGACGCGGAAAAGGTCGCGGTCCTGGGTGTGGGCAACGTGGCCTTGGACGTGGCCCGGGTCCTGGCCAAGACCGGTGACGAGCTACTGGCGACCGAGATCCCGCCCAACGTTTACCACGGGCTCAAGGCCAACAAGGCCGTCGAGGTCCACGTCTTCGGCCGTCGCGGCCCCGCCCAGGCCAAGTTCACCCCCCTGGAACTGCGCGAACTCGACCATTCCCCGACCATCGAGGTCATCGTCGATCCCGAGGACATCGACTACGACGAGGGCTCTGAGGCCGCCCGCCGTAACTCCAAGCAGGTCGACATGGTCGCCAACACCCTCGAGCAGTGGGCGATCCGTGATCAGGGTGATCGCCCGCACAAACTGTTCCTGCATTTCTTCGAGTCCCCCGCCGAGATCCTCGGCTCCGACGGCAAGGTCGTCGGGCTCAAGACCGAACGCACCCAGCTCGACGGGACCGGCAATGTCAAGGGCACCGGTGAGTTCCGGCAGTGGGATGTGCAGGCGATCTACCGGGCGGTGGGTTACCTGTCGCAGAACGTCAACCAGTTGCCCTTCGATGATCAGGCCGGCACGGTGCCCAACGAGGCCGGTCGGGTGATCGGTGATGACACCGCGCAGGGTTCGGCGCGTTTCATGCCCGCGACCTATGTCACGGGTTGGATCAAGCGTGGTCCGGTCGGTTTGATCGGCCATACCAAGGGTGATGCCAACGAGACCATCGCCTGCCTGCTCGATGACGCCAAGGACTTCGCTCCCGCGCCCAAGCCCGAGCTCGATGCGGTGACCGAGTTCCTCGAGGGCAAGGGTATTCCGTTCACCACGTGGGCGGGCTGGTATCGCCTCGATGCTCACGAGCGGGCGTTGGGTGAGCCCGAGGGGCGTGAACGGGTCAAGGTCGTCGAACGCGAGGACATGCTCCGCGCGTCCGAGCCCAACAAGGCCTGATCCGCCGCTCCACGATGCGCGGTACCGGCAAACCTCGGTGTGCCGGTACCGCGCCACAAACCTATACTCGAGTCCGCCACCAACCGCACCACCAGCCCCGTACGACCCGACCTCGAGGAGGGTCCGCCGCGCAGCGGCGGTTCGCGCCCGTCCCGACGATCAGGCGCCGTGGCGTAGGCGACGAAGGAGCAAGCCACGGTGCCTGATCGTCGGGACCCGCAGGGGCGCGAACTCGAGCGCGCCAGCGCTCCACGAGCGCTGTTCGATGCCCACGTCCACATCATCGATCCGCGGTACCCGCTGATCGAGAACGAAGGCTACCTACCCGACCCCTATGTCATCGCGGATTACCGAAAGCGCATGGAGCGCTTCGATATTCGCGGTGGTGCTGTGGTCAGCGCGTCTTTCCAAGGTACTGATCAGACGTACCTGACGGCCGCGCTGGCCGCGCTCGGTCCCGACTGGGTCGGCGTCACCCGGCTACACCTGGACGCCACCGACGACGACATCCTCGAGCTGGACCGGGCGGGGGTGCGCGCGCTGCGCTTCAACCTCAAGCGCGCCGCCGCCGACATCACCGAGATGACGTTGCAGGCGCTGCGCGCACACGAACTGGTCGGCTGGCATGTCGAGCTCTACATCGACGGTCAGATGCTGGCCTCGCTGCAGCCGGTGATCTCCAAGCTGCCCGCCCTGTCCATCGACCACCTCGGGATGTCCGCTGAGGGGCTGCCGTATCTGCTGGATCTGGTGGATCGCGGGGCCAGGGTGAAGGCGACCGGGTTCGGCCGGGTCGAGATGATGGATGTGGCCGACACGCTGCGCCGGATCCACACCGTGAACCCCGGTGCGCTGATGTTCGGGTCCGATCTGCCCGGCACCCGCGCGGGCAGACCGTTCGACGATGCCGACATCGACCTGATCTGCGATGTCGTCGGCGCCGATCTGCACGCCGTGCTCGAGGACAAC
Proteins encoded in this window:
- a CDS encoding rhodanese-like domain-containing protein, with the translated sequence MTYAGDITPEQAWEILSEHPDAVLVDVRTEGEWAQIGIPDTSSIERPAHFIEWVDGTGTRNPKFGAQLEQALGERPADAPVVFLCRSGQRSAHAANLATAAGIAPSYNVLDGFEGGPDVFGQRGSAGWRAVGLPWRQA
- a CDS encoding FAD-dependent oxidoreductase, whose amino-acid sequence is MGTQAAASGPDANTATTRPLRIAIVGAGPAGIYAADALMKSDAEVSIDLYERMPAPFGLIRYGVAPDHPRIKGIITALHKVLDKDQVRLLGNIDYGTDITLDDLRQFYDAVIFSTGANADRALAIPGIDLDGSYGAADFVSWYDGHPDVPRAWPLDAEKVAVLGVGNVALDVARVLAKTGDELLATEIPPNVYHGLKANKAVEVHVFGRRGPAQAKFTPLELRELDHSPTIEVIVDPEDIDYDEGSEAARRNSKQVDMVANTLEQWAIRDQGDRPHKLFLHFFESPAEILGSDGKVVGLKTERTQLDGTGNVKGTGEFRQWDVQAIYRAVGYLSQNVNQLPFDDQAGTVPNEAGRVIGDDTAQGSARFMPATYVTGWIKRGPVGLIGHTKGDANETIACLLDDAKDFAPAPKPELDAVTEFLEGKGIPFTTWAGWYRLDAHERALGEPEGRERVKVVEREDMLRASEPNKA
- a CDS encoding MFS transporter → MTLTSKAGPPPERAAEKPTSVRKVAIASCIGTTIEFYDFFIYGTAAALVFPTVFFPALGATAGTVASFATFAVAFIARPAGSMLFGHFGDRIGRKKTLISTLLLMGLSTLLIGLLPGASTIGVAAPILLVLLRFCQGFAVGGEWAGATLLTAEYAPPGQRGKYALFPQIGPAIAFLLSCGTFLITGAVLGDTDSAFLDYGWRIPFIFSIVLVAIGLYMRLAIEETPVFRAQQKQEQTDESTSPKRLPFLDAWQEQRKEILLAAGSIAMLFAMFYMGTAYLTSYGTKTLGHDRPFVLLVGVGSAVVFGATTVVSALYSDRIGRRVVIMTSCAAAIVWSLALFPLIDTGSPVAFAIGVAITLAIFGIAYGPCGALLPELFHTRYRYTGAGLGYNLAGVLGGAIPPLIATPLAAAYGSIAIGVMLAVLGVVSLICTWALAETKDAVL
- a CDS encoding O-succinylhomoserine sulfhydrylase, encoding MITGGSFDKPLPEGVGPATLGVRGGLRRSGFEETSEALYLTSGFVYESAEAAEAAFTGEVEHFVYSRYGNPTVSMFEERIRLLDGAEAAFATASGMSAVFTALGALLKAGDRLVAARSLFGSCFVVCNEILPRWGIETVFVDGDDLEQWEQALSVPTQAVFFETPANPMQTLVDVRRVTELAHAAGAKVVLDNVFATPLLQRGFELGADVVVYSGTKHIDGQGRVLGGAILGSKDYIDGPVKTLMRHTGPALSPFNAWTLLKGLETMPLRVRQSTDSALKVAEFLATNKSVNWVKYPFLESHPQHALAIEQMSGGGTVVTFELAGADGKKRAFEVLNRLRIIDISNNLGDAKTLITHPATTTHRAMGPDGRASIGLSDGVVRISVGLEDLEDLLGDLDHALS
- a CDS encoding amidohydrolase family protein: MFDAHVHIIDPRYPLIENEGYLPDPYVIADYRKRMERFDIRGGAVVSASFQGTDQTYLTAALAALGPDWVGVTRLHLDATDDDILELDRAGVRALRFNLKRAAADITEMTLQALRAHELVGWHVELYIDGQMLASLQPVISKLPALSIDHLGMSAEGLPYLLDLVDRGARVKATGFGRVEMMDVADTLRRIHTVNPGALMFGSDLPGTRAGRPFDDADIDLICDVVGADLHAVLEDNAREFYRLPAVERAVADPAPTIPMPRTDNPTVPIPRDELPGADATTRPLPVIER